AGCTGCAACACGGTGATGCCGCCGAACAAATAGGCACCCAACAAGGCGCGCCACGGTTTCCAGCTGGCAAACACCACCAAGGCCAGAGCGATCCAGCCCACACCGGCTGTCATGCCTTCGGTCCACTGCGGCACGCGGATCAGGCTGATATAGGCACCGCCCAGACCCGCACAGGCCCCGCCGAACAGGATTGCCATGATGCGGATCTTGATGACCTTGTAGCCCAGCGCGTGTGCGGCATCGTGGTTTTCGCCAACCGCGCGCAGGATCAGGCCGACGCGGGTGTATTTCAGCGTCGCCCAGACCGCTGCGGTCAAAGCGATACCAACATAAAGGATCGGGTCATGCTGGAACAGGATCGGGCCGATGACCGGGATATCGCTGATCACCGGGATATGGATTTCGCCCATGCTCGGGGGTTTGACACCCACATAGCTTTGCCCCATCAACGCGCTGAATCCCAGCCCGAACAGGGTCAAGGCAAGACCACTTGCCACCTGATTGGCCAAGGCCACCTGTGTCAGCAAAACAAACAGCAGTGACAGCACCGCCCCCCCAATGGCCGCCGCGACAAAGCCCAACCAGGGCGACCCGGTCTCGACCGAGATTGCAAAGCCGCTGATCGCACCCACAATCATCATGCCTTCGACGCCAAGGTTCAGAACGCCTGCTTTTTCAACGACCAGCTCTCCGATCGCGGCCAGCAGCAGGGGGGTTGCGGCCACCATCAGCGAGGCAACCAGAAGGACGGGATTGATTTCACCAAGGTCCATTATGCCACCTCGCTACGCGCCGCACGGATGCGGTAGTTTGTCAGAAGATCGAAAGCCAGAAGGAAGAACAAAAGCATCCCCTGGAAGACTTGGATCGCAGCAGCGGGCAGACCCAGCTGA
The genomic region above belongs to Ruegeria sp. HKCCD4315 and contains:
- a CDS encoding ABC transporter permease, translating into MDLGEINPVLLVASLMVAATPLLLAAIGELVVEKAGVLNLGVEGMMIVGAISGFAISVETGSPWLGFVAAAIGGAVLSLLFVLLTQVALANQVASGLALTLFGLGFSALMGQSYVGVKPPSMGEIHIPVISDIPVIGPILFQHDPILYVGIALTAAVWATLKYTRVGLILRAVGENHDAAHALGYKVIKIRIMAILFGGACAGLGGAYISLIRVPQWTEGMTAGVGWIALALVVFASWKPWRALLGAYLFGGITVLQLNLQAAGVAIPVEYLAMSPYIITILVLVILSADKSSAPASLGRTFHASN